One window from the genome of Crateriforma spongiae encodes:
- a CDS encoding anti-sigma factor family protein, whose product MSTQILTDDTPVDPDDEQLVAYLDGELGPQDRDALEHRLINDADLRTRLHDLQRGWDMLDDLPDVTPNEKLVETTMEMVVTDVMRAGGKKPAWYQRVPIAVFVALGCLLTATMGYAAVQWRRTAMLNRQLDDLTIVEDLDAYLDGDDLNLMRQLAGMDAWQDVIIKLKEIQAIEPIDTGLSELSTEQRKTALAELPGPVAGHLAANWDSFRNFDPSRQESLREFADTVALQTDAQRLLQTMRDYSLWKATLPPSQIDAIESPEVSDPGDAVEIESKRRDAIDEAIAYSNQRIQRQSAWMLNEETVDILNTGLSIILEERLSDPESATSLYRDRRLQADDLPPFVREHIDRILLWEIVSDAPPGFERNDGAPKLTDQEFEMLEFWIPTKDAENLDILAGDDPMLRASVLLLWAESALRRSMDDGRSTPLQRYQMMSDYQRMRLDLSEPEKIQEEISRTQRRRSFGGGRRGSGGGGGPGRGGPMPPPPPKDEQRDSID is encoded by the coding sequence ATGAGCACTCAAATTTTGACCGACGACACGCCGGTCGATCCCGACGACGAACAACTGGTCGCCTACCTGGACGGCGAACTGGGGCCACAAGATCGCGACGCTCTGGAGCATCGTCTGATCAACGATGCCGATCTGCGCACCCGGTTGCATGACCTGCAGCGCGGCTGGGACATGCTGGACGATCTACCCGACGTGACGCCCAACGAAAAACTGGTCGAAACGACGATGGAAATGGTCGTCACCGACGTGATGCGGGCCGGCGGTAAGAAACCGGCTTGGTATCAACGCGTCCCCATCGCCGTCTTCGTGGCGCTAGGTTGTCTGTTGACCGCGACGATGGGTTACGCCGCGGTCCAGTGGCGACGCACCGCCATGCTGAATCGGCAATTGGATGATCTGACGATCGTTGAAGATTTGGACGCGTACTTGGACGGCGACGATTTGAATCTGATGCGTCAATTGGCTGGCATGGACGCTTGGCAGGATGTGATCATCAAGTTGAAGGAGATCCAAGCGATCGAACCGATCGACACGGGCCTGTCGGAACTGTCGACCGAACAGCGAAAGACTGCGTTGGCGGAATTGCCGGGACCAGTCGCCGGTCACTTGGCGGCTAACTGGGACAGCTTCCGCAATTTCGACCCGTCACGCCAGGAATCCTTACGCGAGTTCGCAGATACTGTGGCCCTGCAGACCGACGCCCAGCGTTTGCTGCAAACGATGCGTGACTATTCGCTGTGGAAAGCCACCTTGCCGCCGTCACAGATCGATGCGATCGAATCGCCCGAAGTTTCGGATCCCGGCGACGCCGTTGAAATCGAATCCAAACGCCGCGACGCAATCGATGAAGCCATCGCGTACAGCAACCAACGCATTCAACGACAAAGTGCGTGGATGTTGAACGAAGAAACCGTGGACATCTTGAACACGGGGCTTTCGATCATCTTGGAAGAACGCCTGAGCGATCCTGAAAGCGCCACATCGTTGTACCGCGACCGCCGATTGCAAGCCGATGATCTGCCACCGTTCGTGCGAGAACACATCGATCGAATCCTGTTGTGGGAAATCGTCAGCGATGCTCCGCCCGGATTCGAACGCAACGACGGCGCGCCGAAGTTGACCGACCAAGAATTCGAGATGCTGGAGTTTTGGATCCCGACCAAGGATGCGGAAAACCTGGACATCTTGGCCGGCGACGATCCGATGCTGCGTGCGTCGGTGCTATTGCTGTGGGCCGAATCGGCGCTACGTCGATCGATGGACGACGGACGATCCACGCCGCTGCAGCGCTACCAGATGATGAGCGACTATCAACGGATGCGTTTGGATCTTTCTGAACCCGAGAAGATTCAAGAAGAAATCTCACGTACCCAGCGTCGACGCAGCTTCGGTGGTGGACGCCGTGGCAGCGGCGGTGGTGGTGGTCCAGGTCGCGGCGGTCCCATGCCGCCTCCGCCACCAAAGGACGAACAACGCGATTCGATCGACTGA
- a CDS encoding sigma-70 family RNA polymerase sigma factor — MRYQQSDPDVRLMMRVKEDDAAAFETLVRRYQTRLVRMMQHMGPKGMAEDLAQETFLRVYRARHRYQPGAKFATWLYTIAGNVARNANRSAGRRQEVSEIDAPLPDQPDQPATLLAGTAADASGLMPARMVEKGERAEIVRAAIESLGERQRMALMLSRFENLSYAEIAEAMGMSAKAVKSLLSRARVNLKELLQPYIDAGVLPQEPK; from the coding sequence ATGCGTTATCAGCAGTCCGATCCGGACGTTCGCCTGATGATGCGCGTGAAGGAAGACGATGCGGCGGCGTTTGAAACGTTGGTGCGACGTTACCAAACACGTTTGGTGCGAATGATGCAGCACATGGGCCCCAAGGGAATGGCCGAAGACCTGGCGCAGGAGACTTTTCTGCGGGTCTATCGTGCCCGCCATCGCTACCAACCGGGCGCGAAGTTTGCCACGTGGCTGTACACGATCGCGGGGAACGTCGCACGGAACGCGAATCGGTCCGCCGGACGACGCCAAGAGGTCAGCGAGATCGACGCCCCCCTGCCCGACCAGCCCGATCAACCGGCGACGCTGTTGGCCGGGACCGCAGCCGACGCCAGCGGATTGATGCCCGCACGCATGGTGGAAAAAGGCGAACGAGCCGAGATCGTTCGTGCGGCCATCGAAAGTCTGGGGGAACGCCAACGCATGGCTCTGATGCTGTCGCGTTTTGAAAACCTCAGCTATGCCGAGATCGCCGAAGCCATGGGCATGTCGGCCAAGGCGGTCAAGTCGTTGCTCAGCCGCGCGCGAGTCAATCTGAAAGAACTGCTTCAGCCCTACATCGACGCAGGCGTCCTGCCACAGGAGCCGAAGTGA